The region agttgttgtagttgttggaattgttgaaattgttggtattgttgttgcatttgttgttgttggaaaGCCGGAAAAGGTTGATATTGTTGTTGGAAAAGTGGTGTTTGTTGGATAGGGGAACCACTTTGAAGTAGATTGATAAAACCGCCTTGAGGTGACTCCATCGTCGGGAATTGTCGAGGTGTTGTGTCTAACGCAAAAACGTCATCGGGTTTGCGATTTCGGTAGTTTGGAGGGGTATTTTGGTTGGGATCCATGATTTTTGGTTGTGAAGATATAGTGTGTAGTTTGTGtatagagaaagaaaagaatggtgtaaaaaataaggagtaaaagtatagtatttataggtaaataaattatttatttatttatttatttttttattaatctagCCGTTTAACAACGGCTATACAACGGATACAAGAAACGGTCGAATAGCTGCGCATCGTATCATTGGTCGTTTGCATTCGTTGTCCGGGCCACGGAGGGCCACGACCACGAGCCACCACGAACCACCGGGGTGGTGTGCACGGCCGTGGTTCGTGGCCAAGTAGACCACGGATGCGTCCAAAAAGAGATTGAAGTCTATTACCAGTACAGAACATGGCCCCCAACACCAATCGTCATCATCTCCCTTCTCTTAAAATGATGTCTTTCCATCTGTCATTCACACATTCACTCTATCGCCCTTCAATCTAATCTTCAGTACTCTCCCTCCGGCGATGGCAGTTAACGAGTTTTCCAGATCAGTCGATATGGGAATCAAACTTTCCAAGCGGATATACTACGGAAAAGACAGCCCTTCCCCTTCCAGGTCTGCTCCGAAGCCGCCGTCCATGGAGAAATCGTTATCGACGTCTTCCTCCGCTTCCTCAGTTCGGATGCCACAGAATCACCATCCTACATCGCCGATGGCTTACGCCGTCATAAATGAGCCTCTTGTTGTTGAGAATCCGGCTATTCGGAGCTATCAGCCGTACATATACGGACGCTGTGATCCGCCGGCGTTGATTCCGTTGCACATGGTCGGAGTAACGATGGAGGTTGACTGTTATTTGGACACGGTGTTCGTCACCGTTAGCGGTGTTTGGCGCCTTCATTGTGTATCTTCAACCACATTATGTGATTGTCGTATCGCGATTCCGATGGGAGAGCAGGTAATTACTGATTATGCGTTTGAAATTCTTACGACAATTTTATCTCATATATAATAGCTAGCTTAACTAAGCTCCTTAATTTCGATTAAAAGTTTTGATCCGAATACTTTGCAAAAGTTTACATACGACATGAAGATCATATTTAAAAAGTATAATATCTAAAATCAaagatttaatttatattttatttctgTAAAATCAGTTATGTTCTCGACTATTAATTAAAGAACGGAAAATTAAAAGGTGGTGCAGCTGCACCATTTATCAGCAACAGGACCATTTCAAATCATCAACCATCTCATCTGTACTATTACTACTATACATATACATTATATGTTTCTAATTAAAATTGTAATTTAAAAAAATCCATGTATTGTGTATTTTGTCAAAAAGCTTGTATGTAACTTccataaataaacaatttaagCGTGTAAAGAATGCAGGTGTACGAGTGAGCATCTatgatttattttaatattaattattCTCAAACTAGGTATAAGAATATTATAtggattaattaaaaaaattaaatataaatgtctaaatatttaaaaactttggattataaaaaaataaaaaaataatgaattattacaattttttttatcttttaaatttaaataaataaacaaaataaactaatgaactttaatttgaaaattttgaaataagaaatcAAGTCCATTaataaattgatattcatttgttACTACATTTATTGTAGTTAACTAATTATTCTATTAAAATGTTATaggatatttattaaaaaaaacccataaaatgacatataaaaaagaaaattaattaaaaataatcacaaaatgacatttggcaaattgaatgagagtgtgacatttgacaaaaaaaaccttcatttattagaatagatttatttatttacatttatatttattatatgattatattattataagtCATTTACATTTTATAATCTATATTCCATAGGTTCTCCAGCATTTATGAATAGTGATATACCGTTTTTAGTTTTATACACAAATCgcgaaataaatatttttttagtatttgaatttaaaatacttatcataaaacatgtttacccaaaataaataaatgaatatatcattttattattaaaatagtAAAGATATATTCTATATTGTATGTTTTTGTAGGTGATTGTTTTGGTTAAAGCTTATAATTTTCTTAattcttaatatattatatattttattattaaagtATTAAAGATATATTCTATGATGTATGTTTTTGTAGGCGGTTATTTAATTTTGGTCAAAGCTTACTTTTTTCTGATTTCAACAATAGATCGAAATACTGTTTTTTACATCACTTCTTGAATATTTGTGCCATTGTCTCATCTTTGATGTTTAAATTTCATGTTTAAGTTCTAAAAAATGCATGAATTTGGCTTACCAGGGTTCACTTCTAGGTGTTGAGGTTGACACCACTACAAGATCATACTTTACTCAACTCATAACCCCAGAAGATGAAAAAAACCACGTCCTAcgagaaaataaaaaagatggCTTCTTAATGAAAGGCAACACCTACACTTTTCAAATCTCACAGGTTCCCCCCCAAAACTTTTCAGCGTTAAAATATTTGTAACCTTCATAATATCACCAAATAAATCACTTACTTACATTTTAATTAACTCTTAAAATTCCAAGGTTGAAGGAGGATCCAACATCCATGTGAAAGCTAGATTCTCTCAGAAACTATTGTATCAAGACCATAATTTCTGCCTCAGCGTTCCTTTCACTTTTCCCCCTCATGTATTTCCAGTGTTCAAGAAAGACTACTCTTGTACAGAAAAAATACTTCTAAATGTCAATTCTGGCACTTGCACTTCCATTACATGCAACAATGCTAGCCATCCTTTAAAGGTATATTAACCTTTTTAATTAATTACTCTTTCATAATTCATATCATATTTGATTAAAATTCTAGTATACTAATAGTCATATTACACCTCCCTTTGTTTTTAAAGGAACTAAAACGACAGGTTGGCCAATTAGTCTTTTTGTATGAGGCAGGAGTTATCAAGTGGTCTTCTCAAGATTTCTATTTTTCATATTCGGTAACATCATATCTATGATCTTAATTATGTCTCAAATTAAACGTATGTTTAGTGTTAAACTAATTAAGTTGGCtacatttaaatttaattatttatcagGTATGCTCAAATGAGATATTTGGTGGTATGCTCCTTCAGCCTTCATCTTTACATGATTATGATCAGAGAGATATGTTTTGTTTTTATCTATTTCCAGGGAATAAACAAAACATAAAGGTGGGTATATATCAAAGGTTGTAACATGTTCATTGGTATATTGGTGATAAATTAATAAATGTGTTTATGGATATGTTAAATAGCCTTTCAGAAAGGAAGTGGTGTTTGTAATTGACATAAGTGGCAGCATGCGAGATGACCCTCTTgagaaaacaaaagatgaaatcGTAGGATCACTCTGGAAGCTCAATGAAGGAGATTCATTCAACATTATAGCTTCGAATGAAAACATTAAATCGTTTTCATCTTCATTGAATTTGGTAACAGAAGGAATGATTACAACTGCAATTGAATGGATGAACACAAATCTTATTGCTAATGGAGGTACCAACCTCATGCTTCCCCTAAAACAGGTAATTTAATTTGTGCAAGTTTTGGATCACTcttctatatatatatgaaactgagattgagattgagattGAAGAACTTGATGATCATGATATTCAGGCAATTGACATGGTTGGTAGAACAAGCGATTCCATTCCGTTCATTTTTCTGATTACTGATGGATCTGTTGAAGATGAAAGAGAGATTTGTAATATGGTGAAAGGTCATATTGTGGATGGAGAACTGAACTCTCCTAGAATTTGCACATTTGGAATAGGTTCATACATCAATCAATATTTCTTGCAAATGCTTGCAAATATTGGAAGAGGACATTATGATTCTGCATACGATGTAGGTCAGTTTCATCAACCACAAATCCATATTTGTCAAGTTATATGAAATATCCACAATTAATGACTTTTTTTTTACCAGATTCAATCAGCATTCGTATGCGACAACTGATTGACAATGCTACATCACCTCTTTTTTCAAATGTAACCCTTGATGCTCTACAAAATCTCGAGTCATATGAGGTATAAACTATAAACTGCCTCATTTTTCGTAATGTATGTGTTTCCTAGGCTCACTTTCTTTTCTGATTGTTGCAGATATTCCCATTTTGTATTCCGGATTTATTGTCTGGAAGTCCTCTAATTGTATCAGGCAGATTCAAAGGGCGCTTCCCTGACACTGTTAAAGCTAGAGGTCTCTTAGCAGATTTAAACACTCATGTGATTGATGTCAAAGTGAGCAAAGCAAACGACATGCCTTTAGAAATGGTAAACATTTTGATCCGGATTTGTGGCTTCTCTTTTCGTTATTAAATTCTAATTCTCATTTTATATATCTCCTGTTTGAGGTATGTGCAAGGAGGGAGGTTGGTATGCTTACAGCACAAgcatggttagaccaaaacacagAACTAGAGGAGAAGGTTTGCTTTTGTGTTCTTGAATCCTGATATCGTTTacatttcaatattcaattcagTTGCTTGAACTATTATCGTAATTCTAGGTTTCAAAAACGAGCTTACAAAGAGGGGTTCCTTGTGAATATACTCGAATGATTCTAGTACAACATGATAACCTAAAACAAGTAATCGAATCAGATCCACCAGAAGAGGTACGCCAATTTTCATAAACCATCGTTTTTAGGCAAGTGAAATCAAATAACCAGGTTTGATTTGATTACAGAAGTATACGAAGTCGAAGAACGAGAAGATAACGTATCTCATGAATCTAAACTTTGGATTTGGTAACTTGATTGCAACTGTTGAGAATTTACCTCCAAGGAACGAAGAATTGAAGCTAAGGGAACCACCTGGAAAAGTTGCGCAAGCAGCTTCGTCTTGCTGGATTATGTTTGTTGATCGATTTTGTTGCAGGTGCATGATTCAGGCATGTGGTCAAATAAACAATCAATGCTCCATTGTAATGACGCAACTATGCGCTGCTCTTGCTTGCTTTCAATGCCTAGAATGTTGCTGTGAGATGTGTTATTCGTGTGCTGAAATGTGTTTGTGCCTGTTCATGTAGAAAGTTGGTTTAAAGAAAACACTTACGATAGTTTAATAAGTGTGTacctatataaatatatacatgatACATGATATATAAACATTGTTCGAACTTGTTAAACTTGTATATTGTATGTGCTAAGTGCTAACGTTAACGTGACTAATTAATACAACTTGCTTTTTATTATTTTGTCTGCAACATCATTTATTAACATTTTCCGTTATTTAGAGAGGCAACATGTAGACAACGACTATTTTCAACCATCTTTTACTTGTTgaaactaaatttattaaaaacaTGTATACGATATTTGTTGAATTTGGTAATGTAGTAGTATAGTAACAAAATCATTCTAGATTTATACAACTAATGGCAATTAGAATGTAAGGAAATGGGGTATCCTCATGCTCAATCCACCTTATCTTCAAACCATTTCATAAGGTTATATACCAGTGAAAAATCCACCTCATCATCAAACCATTTCATGAGGTTATAGACCAGtgaaaaagagagaaaaaaaagagaaaaatatacAAATTCATTCCCTTAACATCCATGACCACTTTCATTCCACAATACACTTATTATACTTGGGGCATTGTTCACTAATAGAAACCACAAGCAACATGGGATTGTGCTTTTGCCTAGATATCGGATAGCCTGAtcgaaaataaaaattaaataattaatcaaataacatctTATGACAACAAAAAAACTTATAGGTAAAAGCTTTGTTATTATGAATATTATAATCTTGTCACAACCATGGTTATCAAACTTAAAATAGAAAATTGAATCGAACagtttaattttttcaaaatcaaaatcaaataacaaacttcataaaaaataaaaaaacacttaAATTTTAGTAACCATTGTCCATTTGTCCTCAAACTTTTTCCTATAAGTTTTTTTTGTCACGTGAGAAAACCAAAAATCTTAAAATATCTCCATTGTAATAAAGTTTCTTTACAAAAAAGAACTTTATATTATAAAACTcataataacttttttttttttttttctattttacaaagtttattcaacaaaaaatatattttccaaaaatttGGGCAAGTGCCTAAACGCGTGCAAGTTCCATCAACAGCGTTTCTTCCGGTCCTTGACTACTCATTCCCGCCTATTCCTTCCCTGAATCGACACCCTGTCACGCTTCCATTGCACTCGCAATTAAGGTTCGTCGACTCAAAGGTTCCATTCAGTAACTCTTAACTTTGTATTGTTCCCCTTATGTTTTGTTTTGCAATTGTTCGAATTTTCATCACTTGATGTATCTGATAGCTGATTTTTTTCTTCATTTAGATGCTTATGAATCTCCGTTGCGGAATTTGCTTTGGGGATGCTGTAATAATTATCCTTCTGACCTCTGTTGCTGCTCTATCGCACAGGTGAATAGTGTTAGGGTTTCTAATTTCTGAATGATATGCTTAATGAACTTCAATGAAATTAGGAAATTGAAGTCTATAGATTTAACTAAGTTATTCAAGTTGTTGCATAAGCTGTCTATTCATAAATGTGATCTCAAGTTGAGTAGTTAAACAGAATAATATTAGTAGAGCTGCTATGCATATCTAGTAATCGACGAGTTGTTGATGCCAAGAGCTTCCTTTTCTCTCAATGTACTTGCTTATAGAACTTGCTCTAATGCTGTCTTATTGCATATAATTTTAGATCATTTGCAAATGGTGAATTGGAAACCGAGAGGACATTAGCAATAGTGAAACCAGATGGGGTTTTTGGTAACTATACTAGCTCAATAAGGAAGATTATTCTGGATTCTGGCTTCAGCATCCAAAGAGAAGCTACAGTACACCTTGATGAAGATAGTGTGAGAAGTTTCTATGCCGAGCACTCAACAAAGAGTTTCTTTCCCAACCTTGTTAAATACATGACAAGGTATTTTCTTGTCTTCTTAAAACAATCTGTTCAGTTTTCATAAAAGTTACAATCTAAGCTCATTGTTCTTAATATTGGTCTCTTGATCTTTACAACTTGTCAGTGGTCCAGTGTTAATAATGGCTTTGCAAAAAGCTAATGCTATTGCTGATTGGCGCACTCTTATTGGACCAACTGATGCTCACAAGGCTAAATCTACACATCCTCACAGGTTTTTTTTGTCGCGTTTCTCTTATCATGTTGTATTCTTGTGATTCAAGCCTGAAAACTTTGTATCACTAAGGAATATAGTTAATGGCACCTTTTTTACTTTCCATGGTGATGTTGTTAAATGTTAATTGTTATCTAAAGTTTTGTCTTGTATAGCATTAGGGCCATGTGTGGGCAGGATTTGGAGCGGAATTGTGTTCATGGTTCAGATTCACGTGAGTCGGCTGCAAGGGAAATTTCATTTTTCTTCACAGAGACATTTTCAGGTTAAATTTTTTGTCATGTTACTTTCCTTTAGCTTATGAACTACAATTATCACATGAACATAAGTAAATTATATAAagatgaatgtttttttttttttataatagtaaaacacaaaaaaaaatatgtttgatGGAAGATGAGTGACTTATGCTGGTTTTTGTAATTGTGTAATACAACAGAAGGAACTACTCTGAAGCATGATGAACTCTAAAGAAAAAAACACATACATTCTGTCAAGAACCCAAAATGTTGTCATGAATGGTAATCGGGGTGTTAGATCCTGTAGCAGatgaattattatttttgttgtttaAGTTATGTCTCATTTACATATTCTTACATTTTCATTAATGGTTTATGAAAAAAAGTTTATTTAGAAATTTATTGATTGGTGAAAGTAACATCATTAGCCTTTTTTTTCTTTATTGTAAGAAAAGAATGAACTTCCTAATTAGGAAAGTTGGTTCCACCAATGCTGATATAAGTAGGCTGTATTTATTAACCCAATGACTCTAGCATGGAGGCCCATCACATCCCTTTATTTCCTCTTCTCTtctgttaaaagttaaaattactAGCAAGTCATTGGTTGTAGTGATAAGTGATTGCTAgtgtcctttttttttttttttttttttttttttaacatgcaTCTCGAGGGAAGATAACAACTCTCAGTAAAAAATCTAAATCCCAAATTGATGATGTAGGGCATGACGTTTTTTTTTGCATTCAACAAAACCATGTCTGCTACACGGTTTCCATTCTAATCACTCCCCCATTATTCAAAATTATAGACTCCATTCCATACAAAAATCACGTatgattttcttttagtttttgtttAATGGGCCTTTTcacattatattttataaataagaCACAATTAAAAAGAAGTCGTCAGTCATCAAAATATATGGATGTTTGATAGCATATGATTTATAGAAACATCTATGGTTGTAAGGGGTGGGGTCGATCTATTATTAAAATTACTGTTATTGTTTATGATATCTTATTATCTCCAAGAATATGGGGAGTGGTTTAAGTGGAAGCAAGAAGCGTAATGAAGGGACGATGTAGAAGATAATTTAATTGGATTAGGAGGTGGAAGAAGGAATAACACTTGTTTTAATCATAATTAACTTCTTATTAACGCATTTGCCTAATCTCTAGAAAGAACCTGCTGGACGTTCACTTATTCCCATTACTACGTGTCGTCCAATTATCCATTAATCCATCCGGCCCATGCACTAATTAATATTCTAATTGACTAATTATATATTAATTCTTCTTTTCATAAGTCCTTGGAAGTCAACACACACACGTCTACATTTACATTCATCGACACACCTGCTTATCTAAATGCCTTTACCCAATAAAATACTAAAGTTTGTATCTTAATTACTGCTATCCGTATTTCAATCATATGATTATGAGCAACATTAGCTAAGCAATGACATATTAGGCACCTTGCTTTGAGATTAACTTAATTACGGCCGATCATTAAAAAGATATACAGACTGTTATTATCCTAAAATATTACCGGAGCTACAAGTAAATGGGTTTTATCCTATATGCAATTTATACTTGATTATTATGCTTAACATATAGTATTTAAGAATTAAGATTGCTTCAAATgactaaaaaaatatgaaaatatataaTTCGTTAAGAGCTCAAATACCTTAATTAAGCCATATCTGTAATATATTAAGAattaataatgtttaataaaagtATTGATTAAACCTGAAAATTCCCGAGAAATTTGAAAATGGTCCCTACGATCCATGAGAGGTCAAAAGTTGTTAGTTGTTACAAACGGCAGTATTTCGCAGAGAATCTACTCTAATAATtagaatgaaaatatttttgtcaATATGTCTCATTCTCATTGATTtcgccacatgtcattttgtggttatttttaattaaattttcccacatgatattttgtggttattttcttttttataaaatttcatataatagttaattaaatatattaattgaaataaatgtaataataaatacatattaatttcattaattgactttcgttctaattttaaattttctaaattaaaaccctattagttttctttttttatttatctattatttgttttaaatttaaaagagaaaaaatacattagttttaataattcaatattttttttaatatttcttataaattcaaacttctcaaatgtttaaaatttcaaatttaattttttttaaatgaactcatataatacatgggtGTTACACATagcttttaaaataataaataaaatgatcCACGTGTTTTCCGATGGGAGTTGATTTGCTAACGACGTTAACACTTAACACTCAAGtcaatttttttttcagttaATCCCTGAGATAAGTTTGCTTAATTTTCCTCATCGACCCCTTGATTAATAATAAGTTCCACTTTCAGCTATTTTTTACGTGTGACTATTGATAATTCATGTAATgaatattattatttcaaataattaGAATCATATTACCCAAATATATCATACGGCTTCCTtatcttttaaaaatcaaataaaatttagTATAAAGTGGatcaatgttttttttaatggCAGATAGTATTAAATAAAAAGTCTGGCAGGAATTTGACTTATCAGGGTAATTatcttttcgttttgttcacatATAGGTAACTTCAATTTTTTGTACACATATAGATAACAAACTTGTAAAAAATATTTACATATGACAATTATGATCGGCTATAACAAATTACAACAGGtaataatggtcatatgtgaacaccttcaacaagttcgttacctagatgtataTAGAAAAAAGAAGTTACCAAAATGTGAACAAAATGAAAAGGTAATTATCCTGATAATTCCATTCCCCCCTTTTTTTTATTGTACCTTATGATTTTGATTTGGTATAAAATTTAACCTAAAtggtaatgtttttaaaaccatGCTATTTTGGTAAATATCTTTAACTCCAAATTTGACAGGGAAAAAACACATCGTTATTTTATAGAATTTTATTGTTTaagatattaaatataaaaattaaaattactacATGCTAAAAATACCAGagataaaaaacaataacatgaAATAAAACACCATCGTCATCTAAGTTTGTTCTATGTATTACAATAacttaaaatacaaaaaaatagaaATAACTTTTATTTACATCGATAacattgctatatatatatatatatatatatatatatatatatatatatatatatatatatatatatatatatctcgtgATTTGATAGTTATGCTACCAAAAGCAGCTCGTAACATGTCATGACCAATTTAAATGCTTATAAATGcttataaatattgttttatggAAATTTAATTGAATCTATTAATATTGCAAATATTATGATCGAACGCTTTAGTAAAAAGGGAAATTAACTTATTTTGATAATTATAGAATTTTATTGTTTaagatattaaatataaaaattaaaattactacATGCTAAAAATACCAGAgataaaaaaacaataacatGAAATAAAACACCATCTTCAATTAAGTTTGTTCTATGTATTACAATAacttaaaatacaaaaaaatagaaATAACTTTTATTTACATCGATAACATTGCTCctgtctttatatatatatatatatatatatatatatatatatatatatatatatatatatatatatatatatatatatatatctcgtgATTTGATAGTTATGCTACCAAAAGCAGCTCGTAACATGTCATGACCAATTTAAATGCTTATAAATGAtcataaatattgttttatggAAATTTAATTGAATCTATTAATATTGCAAACATTATGATCGACCGCCTTAGTAAAAAGGGAAATTAACTTATTTTgataattatatttttgttttgttcatatcttggtaacttttttttatacatctagataacaaacttgttggaaatGTTCAGATATGATCATTATGACCGATTGTAACTTGCTACAGCCAATCATATgtaaacacttctaaaaagttctTTACCtacatgtgtacaaaaaaaatgaagttaCGCATATGTGAACAAAACTAAAAAGTAATTACTCTGATAAGTCAATTTTCCACTAATTAATTGCATACTCTTAATTATGAAAAAGACCTTGTGACAATAAAATTAATCTTTTGGTTTGACCTGTAACACCCTATTTCGAATCGTTTCATAACTTGGGGTCGTGACCTGAAGATCAACTATCATAAGGCTTTGGGATTTGGGGAAAGAGAGGTTTGGAaccatttggatgtgggtaatgtagattatgtgatccaAGAGTTTGGGTGTactttggagcccaagggtataatggtaaaagTGATGGTCCGGGCCTTTCATGAATTAATGATTTTATTTTGAggtg is a window of Lactuca sativa cultivar Salinas chromosome 1, Lsat_Salinas_v11, whole genome shotgun sequence DNA encoding:
- the LOC111882314 gene encoding probable nucleoside diphosphate kinase 5, coding for MLMNLRCGICFGDAVIIILLTSVAALSHRSFANGELETERTLAIVKPDGVFGNYTSSIRKIILDSGFSIQREATVHLDEDSVRSFYAEHSTKSFFPNLVKYMTSGPVLIMALQKANAIADWRTLIGPTDAHKAKSTHPHSIRAMCGQDLERNCVHGSDSRESAAREISFFFTETFSEGTTLKHDEL
- the LOC111882302 gene encoding uncharacterized protein LOC111882302, producing MAVNEFSRSVDMGIKLSKRIYYGKDSPSPSRSAPKPPSMEKSLSTSSSASSVRMPQNHHPTSPMAYAVINEPLVVENPAIRSYQPYIYGRCDPPALIPLHMVGVTMEVDCYLDTVFVTVSGVWRLHCVSSTTLCDCRIAIPMGEQGSLLGVEVDTTTRSYFTQLITPEDEKNHVLRENKKDGFLMKGNTYTFQISQVEGGSNIHVKARFSQKLLYQDHNFCLSVPFTFPPHVFPVFKKDYSCTEKILLNVNSGTCTSITCNNASHPLKELKRQVGQLVFLYEAGVIKWSSQDFYFSYSVCSNEIFGGMLLQPSSLHDYDQRDMFCFYLFPGNKQNIKPFRKEVVFVIDISGSMRDDPLEKTKDEIVGSLWKLNEGDSFNIIASNENIKSFSSSLNLVTEGMITTAIEWMNTNLIANGGTNLMLPLKQAIDMVGRTSDSIPFIFLITDGSVEDEREICNMVKGHIVDGELNSPRICTFGIGSYINQYFLQMLANIGRGHYDSAYDVDSISIRMRQLIDNATSPLFSNVTLDALQNLESYEIFPFCIPDLLSGSPLIVSGRFKGRFPDTVKARGLLADLNTHVIDVKVSKANDMPLEMVCARREVGMLTAQAWLDQNTELEEKVSKTSLQRGVPCEYTRMILVQHDNLKQVIESDPPEEKYTKSKNEKITYLMNLNFGFGNLIATVENLPPRNEELKLREPPGKVAQAASSCWIMFVDRFCCRCMIQACGQINNQCSIVMTQLCAALACFQCLECCCEMCYSCAEMCLCLFM